Proteins from a single region of bacterium:
- the rho gene encoding transcription termination factor Rho, whose product MNDRREDTATFNLANLKDMKISELNDIAKNLGIAGVSGMKKQDLIFTILEEQTKKDGFIFSEGVLEILPDGYGFLRSSHYNYLPSPDDIYISPSQIKKFGLRTGDVVSGQIRPPKESERFFALLKVEAVNFENPEEAKNKILFDNLTPIYPKERLGLETKDANNFSMRIMNLMNPIGKGQRGLIVAPPRTGKTILLKNIANSITENHPEVKMIVLLIDERPEEVTDMERSVKAEVLSSTFDEPPERHVQVADIVLEKAKRMVECGHDVVILLDSITRLARAHNTVVPHSGKILSGGVDSNALHRPKRFFGAARKVEEGGSLTIIATALIETGSRMDDVIFEEFKGTGNMEIILDRRLADRRIYPAVDINRSGTRKEELLLSQMELSRVWILRKLLSDKTPVEAMEFLLDKMRGTRSNKHFLESMNG is encoded by the coding sequence ATGAATGACAGAAGAGAAGATACGGCCACGTTTAATCTGGCCAATCTGAAAGATATGAAAATTTCCGAACTGAACGACATTGCCAAAAATCTTGGTATAGCGGGCGTCAGCGGAATGAAAAAACAGGATCTGATCTTTACGATCCTGGAGGAACAAACCAAAAAAGACGGATTTATTTTCAGCGAAGGCGTGCTCGAAATCTTGCCGGATGGCTACGGATTTTTACGCTCATCGCACTATAACTATTTGCCGAGCCCGGACGATATTTATATTTCGCCGTCACAGATTAAAAAATTCGGTTTACGCACGGGCGATGTCGTCAGCGGTCAAATTCGACCGCCCAAAGAAAGCGAACGGTTTTTTGCGTTATTGAAAGTCGAAGCGGTCAATTTTGAAAATCCGGAAGAAGCCAAAAACAAGATTCTGTTCGACAACTTAACTCCGATTTATCCCAAAGAGCGTTTGGGTCTTGAAACTAAAGATGCGAATAATTTTTCGATGCGCATCATGAATCTTATGAACCCAATCGGCAAAGGTCAGCGCGGTTTGATCGTGGCCCCGCCTCGTACCGGCAAAACAATCCTATTAAAAAATATTGCTAATTCCATTACTGAAAATCATCCAGAAGTCAAGATGATCGTTTTGCTGATTGACGAGCGTCCGGAAGAAGTAACGGACATGGAACGATCGGTTAAAGCGGAAGTTCTAAGCTCCACGTTTGACGAACCGCCCGAGAGGCACGTTCAGGTAGCGGATATCGTACTCGAAAAGGCTAAACGCATGGTTGAATGTGGCCACGACGTCGTGATCTTATTGGACTCGATTACCCGTCTTGCTCGCGCGCACAATACCGTAGTTCCGCACTCCGGTAAAATTCTCTCCGGTGGCGTGGATTCCAATGCGTTGCATCGTCCCAAACGTTTCTTCGGCGCCGCCCGTAAAGTGGAAGAGGGCGGAAGTTTGACGATCATTGCGACGGCTTTGATCGAGACCGGCAGCCGTATGGATGACGTGATCTTTGAAGAATTTAAAGGCACGGGTAACATGGAAATTATTCTCGATCGCCGTCTTGCCGATCGCCGCATTTATCCGGCTGTCGATATCAATCGTTCCGGAACACGAAAAGAAGAATTGCTGCTGTCGCAGATGGAACTCAGCCGCGTGTGGATTTTACGTAAACTGCTCAGCGATAAGACGCCCGTCGAAGCGATGGAATTTCTACTCGACAAGATGCGTGGAACCCGTTCCAATAAACATTTTCTCGAGTCGATGAACGGCTAA
- a CDS encoding pyridoxal phosphate-dependent aminotransferase family protein codes for MSTWLVEKCKPFSNFVEDIKAKGLYSYFTELEETGIHIKVKGNELINFSSNDYLGLTHDPRVIEAAKNALNIYGSGLCGSRYVVGTTVEHVRLEEKIADWKGKESCIVFTTGYQTLLGTVSALLVKADDSVEENIVLAIDKLSHACILDGCSLAVGTPLTRGSSKLLDGQIRYFRHNDPVSLESIVQSSVNKGRNVMIIVEGVYSMDGDICRLPEFVEIAEKYDACIAVDDAHGTGVLGKTGKGTAEHFGMEDHIDLLMGTFSKALGCVGGFVTGQKDVISHIKHKARSFMFSAAPPVSNVVSVSTIIDIIRSEPDHLQRLRSNEKYFKTVLKELGFNYGDSATPIVPIIIGDSEKTMYLSQKLRENGILMLPMVYPAVARGEERLRCTISAKHTNADMDRALDVLKTEGRKIGVIN; via the coding sequence ATGAGCACCTGGCTGGTAGAGAAGTGTAAGCCATTTTCTAATTTTGTAGAAGATATCAAAGCCAAAGGATTGTACAGCTATTTTACTGAACTTGAAGAAACGGGAATTCATATTAAAGTCAAAGGCAATGAATTAATCAATTTTTCGTCCAACGATTACCTGGGCCTGACGCATGATCCGCGCGTTATTGAAGCGGCGAAAAACGCTTTGAATATCTATGGTTCCGGTCTTTGCGGTTCCCGCTACGTGGTGGGAACGACAGTGGAACACGTTCGGCTTGAAGAAAAAATTGCCGACTGGAAGGGTAAAGAATCTTGCATTGTTTTTACGACCGGTTATCAGACGCTACTTGGAACCGTGTCGGCTTTATTAGTCAAGGCGGACGACAGCGTCGAAGAAAATATTGTATTGGCCATCGATAAACTGAGTCATGCGTGTATTCTGGATGGATGTTCCTTGGCTGTCGGCACACCTCTGACGCGCGGATCATCCAAATTACTGGACGGACAAATACGATATTTCCGCCATAATGATCCAGTGAGCCTGGAATCGATTGTACAATCCAGTGTTAACAAAGGCCGCAACGTGATGATCATCGTTGAAGGCGTGTACAGTATGGATGGCGATATTTGCCGATTGCCGGAGTTTGTAGAAATTGCCGAAAAATATGATGCCTGTATTGCAGTAGATGATGCACATGGTACCGGCGTTTTGGGAAAAACAGGAAAAGGTACGGCCGAACATTTTGGTATGGAAGATCACATCGATCTGCTGATGGGAACTTTCAGCAAAGCTTTAGGGTGTGTCGGCGGGTTTGTAACCGGCCAGAAAGACGTCATTTCACACATCAAACACAAAGCACGCAGTTTTATGTTTTCTGCTGCGCCGCCGGTTTCCAATGTCGTCAGCGTATCGACGATTATTGACATCATCCGCTCGGAGCCTGACCATTTACAACGTTTGCGCAGCAATGAAAAATATTTCAAAACCGTCTTAAAAGAACTTGGGTTCAATTACGGCGACAGCGCAACGCCGATTGTTCCGATCATCATCGGTGATAGCGAAAAAACAATGTACTTATCACAGAAATTGCGTGAAAATGGCATTCTGATGTTACCGATGGTTTATCCGGCCGTGGCACGCGGCGAAGAGAGACTTCGCTGTACGATCAGCGCGAAACACACCAACGCCGATATGGACAGAGCTTTGGATGTTTTAAAAACCGAAGGCCGGAAAATCGGCGTGATTAATTAA